Proteins from a genomic interval of Chelonoidis abingdonii isolate Lonesome George chromosome 7, CheloAbing_2.0, whole genome shotgun sequence:
- the TSPAN1 gene encoding tetraspanin-1, with product MGCFSFLKVMMILFNLAIFLGGGTLLGVGIWVAVDGNSFSSIFGSASTLQFVNVSYFLIVIGAILVVLGFLGCCGAQKESKCLLIMFFSIVLIIFIAEIAAAVVALVYTSIAENILEATVTPTLKNQYGKVPEVTQIWNTTMSTVKCCGLTNYTDFTDSYYYKEHNNMYPPFCCKPVNTSCNEAAARDSNVQGCFQQLLSDIRTNAGVVGGVAAGICALEIAAMVVSMYLYCQLDKK from the exons ATGGGCTGTTTCAGTTTCCTCAAGGTTATGATGATCTTGTTTAACCTGGCCATATTT CTTGGTGGAGGGACGCTCCTGGGTGTCGGGATCTGGGTCGCCGTGGACGGAAACTCGTTCTCCAGCATATTTGGCTCGGCAAGCACCTTGCAGTTTGTGAACGTGAGCTACTTCCTCATCGTCATCGGCGCCATCCTGGTGGTGCTTGGCTTCCTGGGATGCTGCGGGGCCCAGAAAGAGAGCAAATGCCTCCTGATCATG TTCTTCTCGATCGTGCTGATCATCTTCATTGCTGAGATTGCTGCTGCGGTGGTGGCGCTGGTCTACACATCTATT GCGGAGAATATCCTGGAAGCAACAGTGACTCCGACGCTGAAGAATCAGTACGGGAAGGTTCCTGAAGTCACACAGATCTGGAACACCACCATGAGTACG gtgAAATGCTGCGGCTTGACGAACTACACGGACTTCACTGACTCTTACTACTACAAGGAACACAACAACATGTACCCGCCGTTCTGCTGCAAGCCCGTAAACACCTCGTGCAACGAGGCAGCTGCACGCGACAGCAATGTTCAG GGttgcttccagcagctgctgAGCGACATTCGCACGAACGCGGGCGTGGTGGGAGGAGTGGCGGCAGGGATCTGTGCGTTAGAG ATTGCAGCCATGGTCGTATCCATGTACCTGTACTGCCAGCTGGATAAGAAGTGA